ACATAATCGGCATAAATGAACATACGCCACACAATGAAACCAAAAAAAAGCATACAGATCATCTGGCTGATAAGCTGCACGATTTTTCTGATACCCGGAGGCATCAGCCAGGTCATAAATTCAACCTTTATATGCCTGTCCATGCGGTATGATTGAGGCAGGGCAAATCCAATAACAATAACGCTCAGAAGTGACACAAGATCTATGGCACCGGGCAGCGGCATGGAAAACAGCTTACCTGCCACAATATTCACGGCGACAATAATCAGTGTGACGGTAAGCGCGGTTAATGCAATCCCATTGAAAAAGGAACTCAACCCGTCAATTATTTTTTCAAGCCGCTTCATTTTATTTTTTGATCAAATGTGTTTCAACCCATTCAGTGGCCTCTTCAATGGAGGGGTTGCGTTCTGACCAGTATCTGATCCGTTCTTTAAAGTATGCCGTGTATTCTTTTGCCGGAAGGCCCATGGCTGTTTTTTCTTTAATATATTTTTCGATTACCGGTTTGACAGCCGCTTCCCACTGGGGTTTCTGATCCTGGGGAATGGTGATCAGCTCGCGGTCTGGAAGACTTTCAAAATATTCAAACCCTGCTTTGTCATAGTAATTCCATACATATCCGTGATATGTGGGAAATTCTGAGCTCAGTTCCATGAAGATGGCCTGAATATCTTCCGGCAGCTGGTCCCATTTTCTTTTGTTCATGACTACATACTGGCAGCTGGATGTTGAAATCGGGGGGATGGTGACATATTTAACCACATCAGCGTGCTTCCAACCCTTAAGGGTTTCAGGTACGGAAAACTGACCGTCCACCACGCCCTTGGACAGCGCGGCATAGGCTTCACCCATGTGAAGTGCATGGGGTGTGGCGCCAAAAGCTGAAATTGTATCTGTCGCGCCACCGCTGACCCGCAGGACCTGGCCCTTCATGTCGGCAAGGTTATAAACCGGCTTTGAGCGGGTTGATATGACATTCCTGCCAGGGCCGTGCAGATAAAGAACTTTGACTTCATCATATTCTTTCATGTCAAATTTATTGTACAGATCATTATAAACCATGCTGGTCACCCAGCCGCTGTCCAGTTCTGAAGGCATCTCAAAAACTTCACTTATCGGAAACCGCCCGGCCATATATAGCGGGCAGGACATACCAATATCGGAAATACCTTTGACAACCCCTTCGAAATTCTTTGGGGCAGTGGTCAGTGTTCCCCCCGGATACAGCGTGATTTCCACTCTTCCATTGGTTCTTTCAGCGATTTGTTCGCAAAAATATTGGTTGAGAGATCCCTGAAGATGAACCAGCGGAAACATTGTGCTGAATGTCAATTTAATGGTTTTCTCTGAAGCTGCCTGGCTTTTAACTGGAAAGCAGACCAGACAAAGGATGAAACACAAACTGGTAAAAAACATAAAAAACTTGTGCCGTTTCATTGAAAACTCCTTTGTTAATAGGTGGTTAGAAAAAATGGATTTTGCTGTAACGGGTGCAGTTTGCGACAGGACCGGGGCCATTGACGCGAATCGGATAAATGCGGCGAATTCGGGATTCATCGTAATACCCTCCATAAAAGGCATGAGACGTTTTACCAAACAAACGTTAGGTTATTTTAACGCTTGTTTATTATGTCGTATCACGGGAGGAATTCATCTGTCAATATAATATTTAGGACTTGGGTGTGATTTCACCTGTTTACCCAAAATGTTAAAAGTGGCAAAATGGGTAAACACGGATTTATTGACCGATTTTACGGTTCTTCAGATGGTGAAGAAGCTTGACTGGCCTGAATTTCTGGTTTGGTAGCAGTCGATGGTAAACGCAAACGATTTTGACCGGTTCAAGGCATTTATTTGGTGTATAAGGCTTTGGGAACAAATAGTTGGTATAATACCAATGCTTGAAATAGCATGATAGCCGTGATATTGTATTTTTATGATATACAATTTTAAAAATCAAGCGACTGAAGATATTTTTAATGGCAAGGTGACCAAACAAGCTTTAAAAATATGCCCAAGGAGTATTTGGAAAATTGCTTCCCGCAAACTTGATCAGCTTGATTCCGCATCTTTACTCGATGAACTGCGTGTCCCACCAGGTAATCAGCTTGAAGCTCTTCAACGAGATCGTAAAGGTCAAGATAGTATCCGGTTAAATGATCAATATCGGATTTGTTTCAAATGGTCTGAAAATGGACCATCAGATGTTGGAATCACAGATTACCATTGAAACGATATCAACCAAGGAGTTATTTATGATTCGAATTCCAACACACAGAGCGCCCACACACCCGGGGGAAATGCTGCTTGAAGAATTTTTAAAACCCATGGGGCTCAAGCAAAAAGAGCTGGCAGATGCGATTTGTGTACCCTATCAGAGGATCAATGAAATCATTAACGGCCGCAGAGGTGTCACACCCAGCACAGCGCTGCGACTTTCCAAATTTTTCGGCGTGAGTCCTGATTTCTGGCTGAATGTGCAATTGCGGTGGGATCTTTATTTTGCACAGCAATCTGAAGCCAATATTTTGAAAACGATTAAACCAATTACACCCGAACAGGAATACGAACATTGATGCGCCGAGCAGCCCCTTTCACCGGATGGCAAACAACCGCCGCCGGAGATCGGTGTGTTAAGAATGAGGGTTGTATTCACTTGTAAGTATTGAGCACCGGAATGGACGACGATATCAGAAAAAAACTTAAAGAATTTTCAGAGGGGTCGGATACTATCATTGCCAATCCGGATGATATTGAGAATCTCAAAGACCAAGGTCTTCCTATTCGGGTAGTACCTTCAAAAACTATTTCTGAACTGTTCCAAGAACGTCTCAATTCAGCCCTTGATGTAGCTCAGCATCTGCCAATTTTGCCAGAAAGATTGCCACCTGCCATAAAATCTCTTTACCAAGAAATCCGTGAATGTATTTTCTTTGGACTCAATGGTGCTGCCATTACTCTTTCCGGAAATCTTATCGAATTTACTCTTAAACATGTAACATACGTTAAAGAAGCAGGAGGTTATCAGAAATACGATTCTCAAAAATGGGATGAATTCGAGAATATTGAATTTGGCACAGCAATCAACAGAGCGAAAAAAAATGGCTTAATGCCTTCAAAAATGGCCAAACAGCTTGATTCCTTCAGAGAGGATATTCGTAATCCCTATAGCCATTACAACATAGGGAAAATTACACAAGACGTCATTGCTGGGAAAGTGAAGAAAATCAACCTGTCTACAGGTGAGATTGAGGAAGTGGATATGCCAGCAAAGGACAATCCTTTGATTCAAGCCCAGGTGAAGCCTTGGGTAGATCGACAGAGAGTTTTGGGTGTATTCTATTTTGCCGACACAATTGTAAAATTTCTTATTGAGAAACTTGATGACTCTCTTATGGGCAAAAAGTGAAGGTGAATTATATACCATCATGCTATAAGGGATAGTGCATAACCTTGCAAAAACTGAACAGTACCTTAAATGCCATTATGAAAATTGAAATTTCAGCAAAGGATAGAACAGATTTAATGGGTAAATTGGCGGCTATTGATATTTCTGTTCCGCCCCGAACACAAGGACGTACAAAAGATCATTGTGAGCGTTGGTCTATCTGCCGCTGGTTGTCGACTTACCCCTATTTTCATTTTTCAATTAAACTCACTCATAGAGATAGGCCGGATTTTTTATTAGAAACCTCTGATTCGGAAATCGGCATCGAACACACAGAGGCTATTCCAGAAGATTATGCCCATGCAAGCGCAATTTCTGAAAGAATAGATAACGATATTCTGCCTGATATATCTCATTTTAAATGGGGGCAAAAAAAAAAGAAAGATGAGATATATAAAATAGCAAATATGATGGAATTAACAGGGCCAGGGTGGAAAGGCGATACTCCGGAAATAGAATGGGCTCAGGCTGTATTTGAGATTATTCAAAAAAAAACGAATTTGCTGAAAAAGCACGAATTTCAAAAATATGATGAAAATATTTTATTAATCTACGACAACTTATCTCTCCCCTTCATTGATCATTCAAAAGCGAAAGCAACATCGATTTTAAGAGAGTCCCTTAAATCATATTGGAATGATGGGCTTTTATTTAATAAAATTTTTGTACAAACAGACGACTTGCTGATATTTTTTTCTCAAAATAAAATTAATACTTTTGAGGTGAATAATGTCTGGTAAGCATTTAACATGTCATTCCATCTGGAAGAAAGGATCTGGGTGGCTTACTTATTCTGCTGGTGAATTATGCGTTACATATAAAAGGGTTGGAAGGAAATTCTGCTTGCAAGAATATCCTCTATGGATTTTCAATAAAATGAGAGATTGAAAATGACTGAATCAGAAGCATGGACTAGGAAAAAAAGAATAGATGAAAAACTGAAATCATTACTACTTAACTGGACTGTAATCCATAATGTCGAAGTGGATGACTACACTTCTTTGTCAAGTCATGCTGTTGAGGAGTATCCAACAGAAACAGGACCAGCTGATTATGCCCTTATTGTCGAGGGTAAACTTCTTGGAATTATCGAGGCCAAAAAAATTTCAGTTGGTGCGGGTAATGTTCTGGAGCAGGCAAAAAGATATGCGAAAAGCGTCCCTAATACTGTTGGTGAATGGCGTGAATACAAGGTGCCTTTTCTTTATTCCACCAATGGTGAACTGATATTTCATATAGACGTGCGTAAAAAACTAAACTGCTCACACCAGCTTTTTGATTTTCATTCACCCCAGGCGCTTCTTGATAAATACAACCGAGACACTGAAAAGGCTGAAAGATGGTTTGAAAAGAGAAAAGTAAGCGAAATTATCCGATTACGCCGCTATCAGACAGGTGCTGTTGAAGCCATAGAAAAAAGTATTTGCAGCAGCAAGAAAACAATGCTCCTTGCAATGGCAACGGGAACCGGAAAAACTTTTACCATTGTCTCTTCCATATACAGGCTGCTTAAATCCGGGTATGCCAAAAGAATCCTTTTCCTGGTGGACAGGCGTGCATTGGCTGCGCAAACTGTTTCGGAAATTTCCGCATTTGAAACACCGGAGGGTTTAAAACTTGATAAAGATTATGAGGTGTACAGCCAGAAGTTCAGGCGTGATGATCTGGAAGGAGAAGGAAATTTTGATCCGAAAGTGCTGCCTGAAGAATACCTGACCAATCCCCAGGAAAAACACACTTTTATCTATGTATCTACCATCCAGCGCATGTCGATCAACCTGCTTGGCAAAGAGGCAGTAAACGACTTTGAATATGATGTGGATGCGAAAAAACTGGATATTCCGATTCACACCTTTGATGTCATTGTTGCTGATGAGTGCCACCGTGGCTATTCGGCAAAAGAGACAGGACGATGGAAATATGTTCTGGATTATTTTGATGCGGTAAAAATCGGGCTTACAGCAACCCCGGCCACACATACTTTGGCAATGTTCAAAAACAAAGTATTTTCCTATAGTACCGAACAGGCAGTACTTGATGGTTATCTTGTTGATTATGATGCGGTAAAGATCAAATCCGATATTCATATCAACGGCGCGTTTCTCAAAGAAGGAGAACTGGTCGGTGAGATTGATATGGAAACAGGAGCAGAACAGCTGGATGAACTGGAAGATGAGCGGGAATTCAGTGCTTCTGAAATTGAGCAGAAAATTACATCCCCCGACAGTATTAACAAAATCATTACAGCAATTAAAAATTACACGGACCAGCATGAGACAGAATACAGGCGGTTTCCGAAAATGCTCATTTTTGCGGTCAATGACCTGCCCCATGTTTCTCATGCAGATCAAGTGGTGCGTACCTGCAAGCAAATTTATGGCAGAGGGGATGATTTTGTCATGAAAATTACCGGAAGCCCCACAGTTGACAGGCCTTT
Above is a window of Desulfotignum balticum DSM 7044 DNA encoding:
- a CDS encoding TRAP transporter small permease, whose product is MSSFFNGIALTALTVTLIIVAVNIVAGKLFSMPLPGAIDLVSLLSVIVIGFALPQSYRMDRHIKVEFMTWLMPPGIRKIVQLISQMICMLFFGFIVWRMFIYADYVWTYGEKSLTLKIPLYPFIYALAISMIPMLLIVSMQIINTWKNDDIGKNGE
- a CDS encoding type II toxin-antitoxin system RelE/ParE family toxin produces the protein MIYNFKNQATEDIFNGKVTKQALKICPRSIWKIASRKLDQLDSASLLDELRVPPGNQLEALQRDRKGQDSIRLNDQYRICFKWSENGPSDVGITDYH
- a CDS encoding TRAP transporter substrate-binding protein DctP, with amino-acid sequence MPFMEGITMNPEFAAFIRFASMAPVLSQTAPVTAKSIFSNHLLTKEFSMKRHKFFMFFTSLCFILCLVCFPVKSQAASEKTIKLTFSTMFPLVHLQGSLNQYFCEQIAERTNGRVEITLYPGGTLTTAPKNFEGVVKGISDIGMSCPLYMAGRFPISEVFEMPSELDSGWVTSMVYNDLYNKFDMKEYDEVKVLYLHGPGRNVISTRSKPVYNLADMKGQVLRVSGGATDTISAFGATPHALHMGEAYAALSKGVVDGQFSVPETLKGWKHADVVKYVTIPPISTSSCQYVVMNKRKWDQLPEDIQAIFMELSSEFPTYHGYVWNYYDKAGFEYFESLPDRELITIPQDQKPQWEAAVKPVIEKYIKEKTAMGLPAKEYTAYFKERIRYWSERNPSIEEATEWVETHLIKK
- a CDS encoding HigA family addiction module antitoxin, which gives rise to MIRIPTHRAPTHPGEMLLEEFLKPMGLKQKELADAICVPYQRINEIINGRRGVTPSTALRLSKFFGVSPDFWLNVQLRWDLYFAQQSEANILKTIKPITPEQEYEH
- a CDS encoding type I restriction-modification enzyme R subunit C-terminal domain-containing protein, which encodes MTESEAWTRKKRIDEKLKSLLLNWTVIHNVEVDDYTSLSSHAVEEYPTETGPADYALIVEGKLLGIIEAKKISVGAGNVLEQAKRYAKSVPNTVGEWREYKVPFLYSTNGELIFHIDVRKKLNCSHQLFDFHSPQALLDKYNRDTEKAERWFEKRKVSEIIRLRRYQTGAVEAIEKSICSSKKTMLLAMATGTGKTFTIVSSIYRLLKSGYAKRILFLVDRRALAAQTVSEISAFETPEGLKLDKDYEVYSQKFRRDDLEGEGNFDPKVLPEEYLTNPQEKHTFIYVSTIQRMSINLLGKEAVNDFEYDVDAKKLDIPIHTFDVIVADECHRGYSAKETGRWKYVLDYFDAVKIGLTATPATHTLAMFKNKVFSYSTEQAVLDGYLVDYDAVKIKSDIHINGAFLKEGELVGEIDMETGAEQLDELEDEREFSASEIEQKITSPDSINKIITAIKNYTDQHETEYRRFPKMLIFAVNDLPHVSHADQVVRTCKQIYGRGDDFVMKITGSPTVDRPLQKIRQFRNRPEPKIVVTVDMLTTGVDIPAIEMVVFMRMVKSRILWVQMLGRGTRLCPEINKEKFTIFDCFDGGLLSYFRNATDFNVDLQKETMPLSEIIERIYDNQDREYNTNRLIKRLRRIEKNMGAKARDAFSKYIPDGDMKNFADRLKENIQNDFTETMKLLRNKDFQDLLQNYPRPQKVFFKGYDIVDTVEHEVMFRVGKNYQKPEDYLKLFEDFVRQNPVHIEAIEILLSKPAGWNTDALDDLRDKLKKSDFPESDLQRGHELVYKKPLADIISMVKHAANYDVPIMTARERVSQVVDNLLRNRSFNAEQANWLSYIKDHLIKNLAISREDFEIMPVFERHGGLSKARQVFGDQFDNLIHEINQAIAA